GTGACCGGTGTGTTGCTCATCATGGCAGCAGCACTGATGGATCAGGCCTACGGCCCCCTCAAGAGGTCGACTCGGCACCACGAACGCCGTCGATCGCTGTTAAAGAGCTTGCCACGTTTCCTGGAGATGACATTCAGACGTCATCTCAAGAATTGCCCGGCTATGAACTTTGGACCAGGGAACAATCAGGGGCATCTGTGCGTGTTGGGTTTCCGCAGAACGCCGAAAGTTTTCTGAcacaaagagaagcgagagacgaaatcGCGAATGCTCACGAGCTCGTCGCTGTAACTCCAGAAGGCGATGCGTGGAATCACAGTGGTGTTGTCCCCGAGGAGCAGACTGTCACGCCTGCTTCAGGTAGCTTCATTCAGAGGCaagccgcgcatgcaccgccTTCGACTCGATTGACGCCCGTGGACCGCCGTGGCAGGTCACACACAGTGTCAGCTGTCAGACGGCGGGTGACCGTGGAAGACGTTATGCGACCGGACCAATCGGCagccatgcatgcagtgttgTCAGCATTTGGAGGAGGCCTGGTTCTGAAGGCTAAGAACAAATGGGGTAGAACACGTTACACGCTACAGGGACCCGCAACATTCTTAGGAATGGGAGCCGAGGGCATTGTTGTACGTCTAAATCAGGTGAAAAGCGACCGGGAAAGATCGGTGACACCGGTGGCAGTCAAGCTGTGCCTCATTCGTGCAGCAGTGTTCTCGGGGCTGACAtggtggagaaaacgaaggaccAGAACAGAACTAATGAAACTGTTTCTGTCGAACGAGAATTCTGTGAAGCGTGCTCTACCAGATTTGGACCCGGCCGAAATGCTAGAGCACGGTCTCGTCGTTCCACATCATGCTGAGCTTGTTTCCGGTATGCCCACGTGGTTTGCCGCGGGCGACTCATTTTTTGTATTACCcgttgtttctgtgtctcctctttttaCTTGCGACCTCGAAACGGTCGTGCAAAACCCGTTGACCTTTTTGGGCGAAGATGTACATTACCCGCCAGTTGCTAAAGAGTATTGCGTGGATGCATCAAAAGGCATTTCTCATAATGACTTGAAGCTTGAGAATGTCCTGCTCAGTGCAGACGGAAGGGTTGCCATCGGCGATTTTGTTTTTCAAGCCCCCTTCGGGGCTTCGTTGCCCATCAGGGGCACTCATCTATACATGGACCCCGACAGCTCAGAAGCATTTTTTGAACAACGAGAGAACGAAATCACTCCCCACAGAGATGCATGGGCGACTGGAGTCCTTCTTTTCTATCTGTGGTGTGGCGTGTTTCCATTCGGGTTACAGAATGTCGCTAACGCGAGTCCGCCACAGGTGATGAGGGTCACAGTCATGCATGCAAGGACTACCAGGCCGCCGCCCAACTTCCGGCTGTGTCGGCGCATCCCGCGTGAGGTTCGGAACCTCGTTACCGGATTTCTGCAGTGGAACGAGGAAGCTCGGCGTCTTCCCAGCGATGTTGCCGACGCGTTCCTTGCCGCTACGGACGACGGTGGTAGAGAGGCGCGTCGGATAAGAACGCATCAATTTTGAGATCCGCGCCGGCTGAATGCATGCCTGAGAGTTGGAGCTCCCAGGCATGGCGGAAGTGTCTCCATCAGACAAGCAACGAGCAAGATGGTGTCGCACACTAGACATCGTCGgctgcgaaggcgacagTGCAAATGGCGGGCTTGCGTGGCCGTGTGTGGAATGCAGAGATGTGCTCTGCACCTGATGAACATGATTGTCCGTACTCCATATCGCGTGCTGATTGTACCATTCGATGTGCATGGCGAGTGAGGGAAAGTGGGACGCTTCTGGAAATACTGTGAAcagcaggaaacagagcgGTGGGGACGCCTAGACACCGACACATGAGCTTTTATGCTTTTACAGATGTGCCTCACAAAATCAGTTTTATTGCCTTCTTTTGGAGGAATCCCGTGGGGCATGGGCATCGTCATGTTCACGGTGTAAAAGG
This window of the Toxoplasma gondii ME49 chromosome VI, whole genome shotgun sequence genome carries:
- a CDS encoding hypothetical protein (encoded by transcript TGME49_242100), encoding MHDPDFKVPLNVVVSIYRRGSIKCVPVSSLLPITLPGCTSEKHAYLAAYFLPKFLNITSAEQPPAAARMQLPAGSYILFGWSVRQRGCTKMKNTLLSPVGFFTALAVLIECHLCDRCVAHHGSSTDGSGLRPPQEVDSAPRTPSIAVKELATFPGDDIQTSSQELPGYELWTREQSGASVRVGFPQNAESFLTQREARDEIANAHELVAVTPEGDAWNHSGVVPEEQTVTPASGSFIQRQAAHAPPSTRLTPVDRRGRSHTVSAVRRRVTVEDVMRPDQSAAMHAVLSAFGGGLVLKAKNKWGRTRYTLQGPATFLGMGAEGIVVRLNQVKSDRERSVTPVAVKLCLIRAAVFSGLTWWRKRRTRTELMKLFLSNENSVKRALPDLDPAEMLEHGLVVPHHAELVSGMPTWFAAGDSFFVLPVVSVSPLFTCDLETVVQNPLTFLGEDVHYPPVAKEYCVDASKGISHNDLKLENVLLSADGRVAIGDFVFQAPFGASLPIRGTHLYMDPDSSEAFFEQRENEITPHRDAWATGVLLFYLWCGVFPFGLQNVANASPPQVMRVTVMHARTTRPPPNFRLCRRIPREVRNLVTGFLQWNEEARRLPSDVADAFLAATDDGGREARRIRTHQF